In a single window of the Olivibacter sp. SDN3 genome:
- a CDS encoding SDR family oxidoreductase: MNIIITGASSGIGFEAVLELTLRNENHVVALARSHDKLKKLYEIAKGLNPDCNIYPARFDIVHDDYETGLLPFIKEKIGHVDILINNAGVLINKPFMETSTIDFAEMLQTNILGHVKMIRQLVPIMPKGSHIVNIGSMGGFQGSIKFPGLAGYSASKAALHALTECLAIELSEEKIHVNCLAIGSAQTEMLEKAFPNYESPIAAFEMGKYIADFALTGHKFFNGKVLPVAVTTP, from the coding sequence ATGAATATAATAATAACAGGAGCAAGCAGTGGAATAGGTTTTGAGGCCGTTTTGGAGCTTACTTTACGTAATGAAAATCATGTTGTTGCCTTAGCGAGATCCCACGATAAACTTAAGAAACTGTATGAAATCGCAAAAGGCTTAAATCCAGACTGCAATATCTATCCCGCTAGATTTGATATTGTGCATGATGACTATGAAACGGGATTATTACCATTTATAAAAGAAAAAATAGGTCATGTAGATATACTTATAAATAATGCGGGTGTTCTCATTAACAAACCATTTATGGAAACCAGCACGATTGATTTTGCAGAAATGCTTCAAACCAATATCTTGGGACATGTAAAAATGATCAGGCAATTGGTGCCTATAATGCCAAAAGGCAGTCATATTGTAAACATCGGTAGCATGGGAGGATTTCAAGGAAGCATTAAGTTTCCAGGACTTGCGGGATATTCTGCCAGTAAAGCAGCTTTACATGCACTTACAGAGTGTTTAGCAATTGAGCTTAGTGAGGAAAAGATCCATGTAAACTGCTTGGCGATTGGATCTGCGCAAACAGAAATGCTGGAAAAAGCGTTCCCTAACTATGAATCACCCATTGCCGCCTTTGAAATGGGTAAATATATTGCAGATTTTGCGCTAACAGGGCACAAATTTTTTAACGGTAAGGTGCTGCCGGTAGCAGTTACCACGCCTTAA
- a CDS encoding TonB-dependent receptor, which produces MKLIVVWVLLFSFAAHANLKAQKISINVKELPLPDFLEVVKKQTGIRFIYDSDIMRSSKPVSIQVADMDFLKVLDRVLAEQSLSYKKIAGTVALRKKTTITLVEKAEQQETITVTGTITDSTGAVLPGVSIRVKGEQRGTTTNEEGKYVIDVLENAILSISYVGYKSKEVFVDKETLINIELQADASSLEEVVVVGFGVQKKLTSIGAQSTVRPTELKTPVRNLSTVLAGRLSGIVGVQRSGEPGYDNANIFIRGQASLSGSSAPLVLVDGVERPFQDIDPEDIESFSILKDASATAVYGVRGANGVILINTRKGAVQKTKVVAGYNEGISDFVRVPQFVDGPTYMSLTNEALTNRGRSAAYTAEEIELTRTGIDPDLYPNVNWMNELFEDFGRNRRFNLNMTGGSERANFYVSAAYFNEVGLFKRDELQRYNSKMALDRYNFTANLSMQATPTTKVDLGVQGFILDGNYPGAGTENIFGRTMDITPVLFPLRYTNGALAEARVDAGGPNSLSNPYTMLTQTGFAKHVRNRVNSNIRATQDFNFITPGLTAYAMFAFDYYNSTTMRRHRVPDTYYATERNEAGELILQQTNVGSPYLSFERTGNEMERRFYTEAAINYVRSFDKHNVTGMFLFNQSDFINSIANDFINSLPYRYRGFAGRGTYDFDNRYLLELNFGFNGSENFLPERRYGFFPSLGLGWVLSEESFFKSLKGFVPLAKFRFSHGVVGNADIGGRRFAYIGTVGEGSGGYQFGETYNRHFDGTDFEEYAVDVTWERSTKTNLGIDFDIFKGDLNVQFDLFRELRDGSFLRRSAVPAFVGLINNPYGNLGRTENKGFDASMTYRKDLSNSFSLNFQPTITYNRTTVIEDDLPLWNYPWRERKGQQIGQRFGYIAEGFFTSEEEIQNSATQVGDTRPGDLKYVDLNGDGLIDANDEAPIGYGSFPRLVYGMRFGFNYKRFSVAAFFQGIGDVDILLNGVGFAPFQRGGSEGNVFTLVNEDRWTVENPNPNAFYPRLSFGDENMNYRTSSHWVRNGAFLRLKTVDVNYTFNPKLVEKLRLSSATIFFQGFNLLTFSDFDLWDVELGDGRGAIYPQQKIYSLGLQVTF; this is translated from the coding sequence ATGAAACTTATAGTTGTTTGGGTGTTACTTTTTTCATTTGCAGCCCATGCAAATCTAAAGGCACAAAAAATATCGATCAATGTTAAAGAACTCCCATTACCGGATTTTCTGGAGGTGGTTAAAAAACAAACTGGAATACGGTTTATTTATGATAGTGATATAATGCGTAGTAGTAAGCCTGTCAGTATACAAGTAGCTGATATGGACTTCTTAAAAGTATTAGATCGGGTATTGGCAGAACAGTCACTCTCTTATAAAAAAATAGCGGGCACAGTAGCTTTAAGGAAAAAAACAACAATAACACTGGTAGAAAAAGCAGAGCAGCAAGAGACTATTACTGTTACAGGTACAATCACTGATAGCACAGGAGCTGTTTTACCAGGGGTGTCTATTCGGGTTAAGGGAGAGCAGCGAGGCACTACTACCAATGAGGAAGGAAAATATGTGATAGATGTTCTCGAGAACGCTATTTTATCCATATCCTATGTTGGGTATAAATCGAAAGAAGTATTTGTCGATAAAGAAACGTTGATCAATATCGAATTGCAGGCCGACGCCAGTAGTTTAGAAGAAGTAGTTGTAGTGGGGTTTGGCGTGCAAAAGAAATTAACCAGCATTGGTGCTCAATCTACGGTACGCCCTACAGAGTTAAAAACGCCAGTAAGGAATCTATCTACTGTACTTGCGGGACGACTATCAGGGATAGTAGGGGTGCAGCGGTCAGGTGAGCCCGGGTATGACAATGCAAATATTTTTATTCGTGGACAGGCAAGTCTAAGTGGTTCCAGTGCTCCTTTGGTTTTGGTTGACGGGGTGGAACGACCCTTTCAAGATATTGATCCGGAGGATATTGAGAGTTTCTCCATCTTAAAAGATGCATCTGCCACGGCTGTATATGGCGTAAGAGGTGCCAATGGTGTTATTCTCATCAACACAAGAAAAGGGGCTGTGCAAAAGACAAAGGTCGTAGCGGGTTATAACGAGGGGATCTCTGATTTCGTTAGGGTGCCTCAATTTGTTGATGGCCCTACTTATATGTCCTTGACAAATGAAGCACTAACCAATAGGGGAAGGAGTGCTGCTTATACTGCTGAAGAAATTGAGCTAACGAGAACAGGTATAGACCCCGACCTTTATCCCAATGTGAATTGGATGAACGAACTGTTTGAAGATTTTGGTCGGAATCGGCGGTTTAATTTAAATATGACGGGAGGATCTGAAAGGGCAAATTTTTATGTTTCTGCCGCCTATTTTAACGAAGTAGGGCTATTCAAAAGAGATGAGTTGCAGCGATATAATTCGAAAATGGCGCTCGATCGTTATAATTTTACTGCCAACCTATCCATGCAGGCAACTCCTACCACCAAGGTTGATTTGGGCGTGCAAGGATTTATACTGGATGGCAATTATCCGGGCGCTGGTACAGAAAATATTTTTGGTCGGACAATGGATATTACGCCGGTACTTTTTCCTTTAAGGTATACTAATGGGGCTCTGGCTGAAGCTAGAGTAGATGCAGGTGGACCAAATAGTTTGAGTAATCCCTACACGATGTTAACGCAAACTGGCTTTGCAAAGCACGTAAGAAACCGGGTAAACTCGAATATAAGGGCTACACAAGATTTTAATTTTATAACTCCAGGCCTAACAGCTTATGCTATGTTCGCTTTCGATTATTATAATAGTACGACGATGCGTAGACATCGGGTTCCAGACACCTACTATGCTACGGAGCGTAACGAGGCTGGTGAGCTTATTTTACAGCAAACGAACGTCGGTAGCCCGTATTTGAGCTTTGAACGAACAGGTAATGAAATGGAACGTCGCTTTTATACGGAGGCGGCGATCAATTATGTGCGGAGTTTTGATAAGCATAATGTTACCGGGATGTTTTTATTCAATCAATCGGACTTTATAAACTCTATAGCTAATGATTTCATAAACTCCCTTCCTTATAGATATAGAGGCTTTGCGGGAAGAGGGACATACGATTTTGACAATCGGTATCTATTGGAGCTAAATTTTGGCTTTAATGGATCAGAGAATTTTCTGCCTGAGAGACGATATGGCTTTTTCCCTTCGCTGGGCCTTGGGTGGGTGTTGTCGGAAGAATCTTTCTTTAAGTCTTTAAAAGGTTTTGTTCCCTTAGCTAAATTTCGCTTTTCGCACGGTGTTGTTGGCAATGCGGATATTGGTGGGAGGCGTTTCGCATATATAGGAACAGTAGGAGAAGGTTCTGGAGGATATCAATTTGGAGAAACTTATAATCGCCACTTTGATGGAACAGATTTCGAAGAGTATGCCGTAGATGTAACATGGGAAAGGTCAACCAAGACCAACCTGGGCATTGACTTCGATATTTTTAAAGGTGACCTAAATGTACAGTTTGATCTATTCAGGGAGCTACGGGATGGTTCTTTTTTGAGGAGGAGTGCAGTTCCGGCGTTTGTTGGACTGATTAACAACCCATACGGTAACCTTGGAAGAACGGAGAATAAGGGTTTTGATGCTTCCATGACGTATCGCAAAGATCTGTCCAATAGTTTTAGCTTGAATTTTCAACCGACAATCACTTATAACAGAACAACTGTAATTGAGGATGATCTGCCACTTTGGAATTATCCGTGGCGTGAAAGAAAAGGTCAACAGATTGGTCAAAGATTTGGCTACATAGCGGAAGGTTTTTTTACTAGTGAGGAGGAGATACAAAACAGCGCGACACAGGTGGGAGATACCAGGCCGGGTGATTTAAAGTATGTTGATTTAAATGGCGACGGCTTAATTGATGCAAATGATGAGGCTCCTATTGGCTATGGATCTTTTCCTAGGTTGGTATATGGAATGCGTTTCGGATTTAATTATAAGCGATTTTCTGTTGCTGCATTTTTTCAGGGCATTGGAGATGTGGATATTTTATTAAACGGCGTAGGCTTTGCTCCTTTCCAAAGAGGTGGTTCGGAAGGGAATGTTTTTACCTTGGTGAACGAAGATCGCTGGACAGTAGAAAACCCAAACCCAAATGCATTTTACCCAAGATTATCTTTTGGTGACGAAAATATGAATTATCGTACAAGTTCTCATTGGGTTCGGAACGGTGCTTTTTTGCGCTTAAAGACCGTTGACGTCAATTATACGTTTAACCCGAAGCTCGTAGAAAAGTTAAGGTTGAGTTCTGCCACCATTTTTTTTCAGGGATTTAATTTACTGACGTTCTCAGATTTTGACCTTTGGGATGTTGAACTCGGGGATGGTAGGGGCGCAATATACCCTCAACAAAAAATATACAGCCTGGGTTTACAGGTAACCTTTTAA
- a CDS encoding single-stranded DNA-binding protein, translating to MNTLKNSVRLTGFLGNDPEVRKFGENKSLARVSIAVNERFKNHQGEWLTDTQWHHLVLWGKHAVFAEKSLRKGSEVAIEGKLINRSYMDKDGDTKYVTEIVVNEIHTFQRKTTLSE from the coding sequence ATGAATACATTAAAAAATAGCGTCAGATTAACGGGCTTCCTAGGGAATGACCCTGAGGTGAGAAAATTTGGAGAAAATAAAAGTTTAGCCCGGGTTTCCATCGCAGTTAATGAGCGATTCAAAAACCATCAGGGAGAATGGTTAACAGACACCCAGTGGCACCATTTGGTGCTTTGGGGAAAACATGCAGTTTTTGCCGAGAAAAGTTTGCGGAAGGGGAGTGAAGTTGCAATTGAAGGGAAATTGATCAACCGAAGTTATATGGACAAGGACGGAGATACAAAATATGTAACGGAAATCGTTGTAAATGAAATTCATACTTTTCAACGTAAGACAACGTTGTCAGAATAG
- a CDS encoding nucleoside triphosphate pyrophosphohydrolase family protein, with product MQDPITLTSVAEFHKTFKHPILEHPAIPGEQRCKLRVSLIAEELKELEEAIQNNDIVEVADALCDIQYVLSGAILEFGLADKFKALFDEVQRSNMSKACKTLEEAEATILHYNSKGVACYYEQQDGLYLVYRKEDKKTLKSVNYSPADLKSIVEE from the coding sequence ATGCAAGACCCGATCACATTGACTTCTGTAGCAGAATTTCATAAAACATTTAAACATCCCATTTTAGAACACCCGGCAATACCTGGTGAGCAACGTTGCAAACTAAGGGTATCACTCATAGCCGAAGAATTAAAAGAGTTGGAAGAAGCCATCCAGAACAATGACATAGTGGAAGTCGCCGATGCTTTATGCGATATACAGTATGTCCTATCTGGAGCCATTTTAGAATTTGGATTGGCAGATAAATTCAAAGCATTATTTGATGAAGTTCAGCGTTCCAATATGAGTAAGGCTTGTAAAACGCTCGAAGAAGCCGAAGCTACCATTTTACACTATAATAGTAAAGGGGTAGCATGCTACTATGAACAGCAAGATGGTTTATATCTGGTATACCGAAAAGAAGATAAAAAAACATTAAAGTCAGTAAACTACTCCCCTGCCGATCTCAAAAGTATTGTGGAAGAATAA
- a CDS encoding RagB/SusD family nutrient uptake outer membrane protein — protein MKIYNRFFFKICMVCGLLIILSSCQKDFFDQVPDDRITMEDVFNRRVDSEKYLANIYNRIKEEGNQWTENPWVGVADEADMTWAQHFTAFINLGSWDPNANYAQHWQHYYQGVRSATYFMENIGGNEEILALGQQGEQLIARYTAEARFLRAYFYFCLLRQYGPIILVPELIAPDAPLEEVQFPRSTYDECVNYIVGELDEIAEQLPSAYSDPTEKARATSVWCRAVKSRLLLYAASALYNGNTDYAGFTNTDGTPLINPQYDENKWRVAAEASKALIDLGMFELYKEYDSEGNIDPFLSYQNVFLEHWNSEQIFVRMDWDHQGWERYSTPRIASGYSGVGVTQQQVDTYFMENGKAIDEEGSGYLEEGFAASDGKYHHRHDYNMYANREPRFYVSIVYNGSYWINTSEGDRQIGLHRTGNSGLQGSWDHSKTGYLVRKNIHPNSNPRIGLWNRRPYAHFRLAEIYLNYAEALNEYDPGNIDITRYLNLVRERAGLPPVENGLSQEEMRQRIRQERRVELAFESHRFFDTRRWKIAEETDGGNFYGMNVEEGNSYTDPSFYQRTVFERRVFQSKHYLWPIPQSEMDRNRNLIQNPGW, from the coding sequence ATGAAAATTTATAATAGATTCTTCTTTAAGATTTGTATGGTTTGCGGCTTGTTGATTATTCTTTCTTCTTGCCAAAAAGATTTTTTTGATCAGGTGCCAGATGATCGAATTACAATGGAGGACGTGTTTAACCGCCGCGTGGATTCAGAGAAATATTTAGCGAATATTTATAATAGAATAAAAGAAGAGGGAAATCAATGGACAGAAAACCCTTGGGTGGGAGTTGCGGATGAAGCAGATATGACTTGGGCCCAACATTTTACAGCTTTTATTAATCTTGGTTCTTGGGATCCCAACGCGAATTATGCACAGCATTGGCAACACTACTACCAGGGAGTTCGCTCAGCTACTTATTTTATGGAAAATATAGGAGGGAATGAAGAGATTTTAGCGCTTGGTCAGCAGGGTGAACAGCTAATTGCTCGTTATACCGCGGAGGCAAGATTCTTGAGAGCATACTTTTACTTCTGTTTATTGAGACAATACGGACCTATTATTCTTGTTCCCGAGTTGATCGCTCCTGATGCACCGTTGGAAGAAGTCCAGTTTCCACGTAGTACCTACGATGAGTGTGTAAATTATATCGTGGGCGAGCTGGATGAAATAGCTGAGCAATTGCCAAGCGCATATTCAGATCCTACGGAAAAAGCTCGTGCTACATCCGTGTGGTGCAGGGCTGTTAAATCTAGATTGTTATTATACGCTGCTAGCGCCTTATATAATGGGAATACAGATTATGCCGGGTTTACAAATACGGATGGTACGCCGTTGATTAACCCGCAATACGATGAAAATAAATGGCGAGTGGCAGCTGAAGCGAGTAAAGCGTTGATTGATTTAGGGATGTTCGAATTATATAAAGAATATGACAGTGAAGGAAATATTGATCCATTTTTATCCTATCAGAACGTTTTCTTGGAGCATTGGAATTCAGAGCAGATTTTTGTGCGTATGGATTGGGATCATCAAGGCTGGGAGAGGTACAGCACACCACGGATAGCGAGCGGTTATAGCGGTGTTGGTGTAACACAACAACAGGTAGATACTTATTTTATGGAGAATGGAAAAGCGATAGATGAAGAGGGATCAGGATACTTGGAGGAGGGCTTTGCTGCAAGTGATGGTAAATATCATCATCGGCATGATTATAATATGTATGCAAATCGTGAACCTAGGTTTTATGTTTCCATAGTCTACAATGGTTCTTATTGGATCAATACCAGTGAAGGGGATAGACAAATCGGACTACATCGAACAGGAAACTCGGGACTTCAAGGTTCTTGGGATCACAGTAAAACCGGTTATCTCGTTAGAAAAAATATTCACCCAAATTCAAACCCTCGGATTGGTTTATGGAATAGAAGACCGTATGCGCATTTTCGATTAGCAGAAATCTATCTAAATTATGCAGAGGCATTGAATGAATATGATCCGGGTAACATTGACATCACAAGGTATCTGAATTTGGTCAGAGAGCGTGCGGGGTTACCCCCGGTAGAAAATGGCCTGTCTCAAGAAGAGATGAGACAACGGATTCGGCAAGAGAGGCGTGTAGAGTTGGCTTTCGAAAGTCATCGTTTTTTTGATACACGCAGATGGAAAATAGCAGAAGAAACAGACGGAGGAAACTTCTACGGGATGAATGTCGAAGAAGGAAACAGCTATACAGATCCTTCATTTTACCAACGCACCGTATTTGAACGACGTGTTTTTCAGTCCAAACATTATTTGTGGCCTATTCCTCAGTCAGAAATGGATAGAAATAGAAACTTGATCCAAAATCCGGGATGGTAA
- a CDS encoding RNA polymerase sigma factor codes for MGIVGENNPRNFINDNAEKLFKTHYRSLSYFAYQLLQEKHTADDAVQEAFLALWDKKEILSDHPIAIKNFLYTHVKNICLNIQRRKKVINRYFETREEVDDEEDTVLEALINAEVLDELYQVVATLPENCQEIFRLGYLEGLKNAEIAEMLGISVNTVKTQKQRGLKILKKKLHPSVLNVLIFFLNF; via the coding sequence ATGGGCATAGTTGGTGAAAATAACCCTAGAAATTTTATAAATGATAATGCTGAGAAGTTATTTAAAACACATTATCGTTCATTATCTTACTTTGCATACCAATTACTTCAGGAAAAGCATACAGCCGACGATGCGGTGCAAGAGGCCTTTTTAGCGTTATGGGATAAGAAGGAAATTCTTTCAGATCATCCTATCGCTATCAAGAATTTTTTGTATACGCACGTAAAAAATATCTGCCTTAATATACAAAGAAGGAAAAAAGTGATAAATAGATATTTCGAGACAAGGGAAGAAGTTGATGACGAAGAGGATACCGTATTAGAGGCGCTTATCAACGCGGAGGTATTAGATGAACTCTATCAAGTCGTTGCTACATTGCCGGAGAACTGTCAGGAAATATTCAGATTGGGCTATTTAGAGGGGCTTAAAAATGCGGAAATAGCTGAAATGCTTGGAATAAGTGTTAATACCGTAAAAACTCAAAAACAACGAGGACTCAAGATTCTCAAAAAGAAGCTACATCCCTCGGTGCTGAATGTTTTAATTTTTTTTCTAAATTTTTAA
- a CDS encoding FecR family protein, whose protein sequence is MKKEDFHIAQIIANYIRSESTPLEEKELNEWLNQDETHHKILANFKDDRKVLDGISYIADIDVDVAWKKQRRLNTIRAKKNKRLYLSYAAVFAAIVCTLLGIYQFHFNKEISDRIVPYVGSAHANDILPGSDKGILILSNGKKVPLGPEEQALNETNGIQINSDNNSVAYHNGAIVSQGELLYNELHTPTAGTYQLTLSDGTKVWLNALSELRFPIQFSSDERKVFLKGEAYFDIARDPDRPFKVMASQVTTEALGTQFNISAYDKQFQAILTEGVVKVVGNKNSAKLYRGQEATLAKGSLKVSVADIEKATAWKEGYFYFNEQPLKEVLEEISRWYNVDIKYKKNVRKQRITGTVSRADKLSEVCDVLEVVSDYKFYIINNKLIVYAKETTL, encoded by the coding sequence TTGAAAAAGGAAGATTTTCATATTGCACAAATAATTGCCAATTATATACGTAGTGAATCCACGCCTCTGGAAGAAAAGGAGCTAAATGAATGGTTGAATCAAGATGAAACTCATCATAAGATATTAGCAAATTTTAAAGATGACCGAAAAGTATTAGACGGAATATCTTATATCGCTGACATTGACGTGGACGTGGCCTGGAAAAAGCAACGTAGGCTAAATACGATAAGAGCCAAAAAGAATAAGCGGTTATACCTATCGTACGCGGCAGTATTCGCGGCAATAGTTTGTACACTCCTTGGTATATATCAATTTCACTTTAATAAAGAAATTTCTGATCGTATAGTTCCTTATGTAGGTAGTGCACATGCAAATGATATATTGCCAGGATCAGATAAAGGTATATTGATTTTGTCGAATGGAAAGAAAGTACCGTTGGGGCCGGAGGAACAAGCACTTAACGAAACAAATGGCATTCAGATTAATAGTGACAATAATTCGGTAGCTTATCATAACGGCGCGATAGTTAGTCAAGGAGAATTGTTGTACAATGAGTTACATACGCCAACTGCTGGTACTTATCAGTTGACGTTATCCGATGGAACAAAGGTTTGGCTCAATGCGCTGTCGGAACTACGTTTTCCTATTCAATTCTCTTCTGATGAGCGAAAGGTTTTTTTGAAGGGTGAAGCCTATTTTGATATAGCCAGAGACCCCGACAGACCTTTCAAGGTGATGGCAAGTCAGGTGACTACGGAAGCTCTCGGTACGCAATTTAACATTTCTGCTTACGATAAACAATTTCAAGCGATCCTGACGGAGGGGGTTGTGAAAGTTGTGGGCAATAAAAATTCGGCGAAGCTTTATCGCGGACAAGAAGCTACACTTGCAAAAGGTAGCTTAAAAGTTTCTGTTGCTGATATAGAAAAAGCTACCGCTTGGAAAGAAGGATACTTCTACTTCAACGAGCAACCGTTAAAAGAAGTCCTGGAGGAAATTAGTAGATGGTACAATGTAGATATCAAGTATAAGAAGAATGTTAGAAAACAGCGAATTACCGGAACAGTCAGTCGAGCAGATAAATTAAGTGAAGTATGTGACGTTCTCGAAGTTGTTAGTGACTATAAATTCTATATTATAAATAATAAGCTAATAGTTTATGCTAAAGAGACTACATTATAA
- a CDS encoding lysylphosphatidylglycerol synthase transmembrane domain-containing protein, whose product MSRQKFWNASKFIFKLAVTAFALYLVFSKVSLKDLKEVFTKSNPIFLLLGFLSFFTSIVISAWRLNTFFKGIKLELPEVYNFKLYLLGMFYNLSLPGGIGGDGYKIYFLRKKFKVKGRKLLSCVFFDRLSGMWALCLITAALVIFIPRLGIPNWAPIGGVFVGTIIYYLLMHRFFSEYSTQFIFKHFKAIGVQSLQIICAICILYGLDFQGKFSPYLLLFLLSQIIAVIPLSIGGLGAREVVFIYGSDYFELDPHRAVLISLISYFISAIISLSGSYFTFYPKALGEEKLPETDEIALQDMEEND is encoded by the coding sequence ATGAGTCGACAAAAATTTTGGAACGCTTCCAAATTTATATTTAAATTAGCTGTTACCGCTTTCGCATTATACCTGGTTTTTTCTAAAGTTAGTTTGAAAGATTTGAAAGAGGTTTTTACCAAATCAAACCCCATTTTTCTATTATTGGGCTTTTTGAGTTTCTTCACTTCCATTGTCATTTCGGCGTGGCGTCTCAATACATTCTTTAAAGGGATTAAACTGGAATTACCTGAGGTATACAATTTCAAATTATATTTGCTGGGTATGTTTTATAATCTTTCCCTTCCCGGAGGAATCGGAGGTGACGGCTACAAAATCTATTTCTTAAGAAAAAAATTTAAAGTCAAGGGAAGGAAATTGTTATCATGCGTTTTTTTTGATCGGCTAAGCGGTATGTGGGCCTTATGTTTAATAACGGCTGCCTTAGTTATTTTTATACCACGTTTAGGCATCCCGAATTGGGCTCCCATAGGCGGTGTCTTCGTAGGCACTATCATATACTACTTGCTTATGCACCGGTTCTTTTCCGAATATAGCACACAGTTTATTTTTAAACATTTCAAGGCTATCGGTGTACAATCCTTACAGATCATTTGTGCCATCTGTATATTATACGGTCTTGACTTTCAAGGTAAATTTTCACCTTACCTATTACTATTTTTACTTTCGCAGATCATAGCGGTAATCCCCCTATCTATAGGCGGTTTAGGCGCTAGAGAAGTGGTTTTTATTTACGGATCTGATTATTTTGAGCTTGATCCCCACCGTGCTGTTTTGATTAGTTTAATTTCCTATTTTATATCTGCAATTATTTCATTATCAGGCTCCTATTTCACATTTTACCCCAAAGCACTTGGAGAGGAGAAATTACCTGAAACAGATGAAATAGCATTACAAGATATGGAGGAAAATGATTAG
- a CDS encoding OsmC family protein yields MKKTHSYQLTNQWTGNTGVGTKDYRSFDRSYLINIENKPVIEGSSDPAFRGDRTKYNPEELLLASLSSCHMLWYLHLCAEAKIIVESYQDHASGLMIETANGSGYFSEVTLKPQVAVVEETMISKALELHKQANKLCFIANSVNFPVHHTPSCSAIK; encoded by the coding sequence ATGAAAAAAACACATAGCTATCAATTAACCAACCAGTGGACTGGAAATACAGGTGTAGGAACCAAAGACTATCGGTCATTTGATCGCAGTTATCTCATTAACATTGAAAACAAGCCTGTTATTGAAGGTTCGTCCGATCCTGCTTTTCGCGGTGACCGGACAAAATATAATCCCGAGGAGCTTCTATTAGCTTCGCTTTCGAGTTGTCATATGTTATGGTATCTTCATCTATGTGCTGAAGCTAAAATTATCGTAGAATCTTATCAAGATCATGCGTCGGGCCTTATGATAGAAACAGCCAATGGCAGTGGATATTTTTCGGAAGTAACGCTAAAACCTCAAGTAGCCGTAGTCGAAGAGACGATGATAAGCAAAGCATTGGAGTTGCATAAACAAGCGAACAAATTATGTTTTATAGCCAACTCTGTAAATTTCCCTGTGCATCACACTCCGTCTTGTTCGGCAATTAAATAA